One part of the candidate division KSB1 bacterium genome encodes these proteins:
- a CDS encoding DUF4837 family protein has translation MRMRKLFFIIFKFTMLVGIIMLGACIRSKAPLGVDHEIRVVADSTVWNQTAPLLREIFERVEYNPQPEKYYILIPTDMNNFKRFKNILFISTLDATDEISQSINASLSEEHKKKIAAGNLIFVSKEQWASPQLVMFLIGPDINTLKDRIENLQAEIFYQFEDYWNKFHEATLYKYKELKDVERHLLRNYGWTIRLPIDFRPELQSASDRFIMFKRQPPLRWMSVFWIDATDPSIITKEWCIAKRNEIGRKFYENEIVEEQYEQVIAEEVVFLNRRAMKLKGLWKSEEKVAGGPFRMYCFFDQPTARIYFIDMHVFSPDFRLRKMHYLRQMDIIAKTFKTNLEIKLEDIK, from the coding sequence ATGAGAATGAGAAAACTATTTTTCATCATATTCAAATTCACCATGCTGGTTGGCATTATTATGCTCGGCGCCTGCATCAGGTCCAAGGCCCCGCTGGGTGTCGATCACGAGATCCGCGTGGTGGCTGATTCAACCGTGTGGAATCAAACAGCGCCATTATTGCGAGAAATTTTTGAACGCGTCGAATATAATCCCCAACCGGAGAAATATTATATCTTGATTCCAACGGATATGAATAATTTCAAGCGGTTTAAAAATATCCTTTTCATATCTACTTTGGATGCAACGGATGAAATATCGCAAAGTATCAATGCCAGCCTCAGCGAGGAGCACAAAAAAAAGATCGCTGCAGGCAATTTGATCTTTGTCTCCAAAGAACAATGGGCAAGTCCCCAGTTGGTTATGTTTCTTATTGGCCCTGATATAAACACCCTCAAGGATCGAATCGAAAACTTGCAGGCTGAGATCTTTTACCAATTCGAGGACTACTGGAATAAATTTCATGAAGCCACGCTTTACAAGTACAAAGAGCTGAAGGACGTTGAGCGCCATTTGCTTCGCAATTATGGATGGACGATTCGATTGCCGATCGATTTTAGACCCGAGCTCCAATCGGCCAGTGATCGTTTTATCATGTTTAAACGTCAGCCACCATTGCGCTGGATGTCCGTCTTCTGGATCGATGCGACCGATCCTTCGATTATCACCAAGGAATGGTGCATTGCGAAACGAAATGAGATCGGCAGAAAATTTTATGAAAACGAGATCGTCGAAGAACAATATGAACAAGTCATTGCCGAGGAAGTCGTTTTCTTAAATCGGCGTGCGATGAAACTGAAAGGTCTATGGAAAAGCGAAGAAAAGGTAGCCGGCGGTCCATTCCGCATGTATTGCTTTTTCGATCAACCAACCGCTCGGATTTATTTTATTGATATGCATGTCTTTTCTCCAGATTTCAGGCTCCGAAAAATGCATTATCTCCGCCAAATGGATATTATTGCCAAAACCTTTAAAACAAATTTGGAGATCAAATTGGAAGACATAAAATGA
- a CDS encoding PAS domain-containing protein, which translates to MKEIPQLQIDFAISVRESWYRSNFAQCDAVVMDISDGITSTRDMIRDIIGRCNGAKLVFLSPKGHLEETIGETGKYLTCLTKNPNFIDKLIALLKTEKNENRTEEQLLFALPEIEEKAPYLLPTIQAAFEPILIINKQMQVVAANEAFFKQFRKSSSKVLGKMCCEVLGDYFESCKKDELTCLIHEVIRSGSYLQTTKEGDDQIGKFSVRAGPIRNQQDEVEYAVLTLQKTAAVPSVIGQVFSNKSLLEQLLSGLSDGILFCNAEHRIIFSNLAAEMIIGKRRAELLNQSILDLPLGDGIQWLTEGLNNIRTGIRFNSIAFNALINKQKVQIRFAPIFGMGDYYLGGFLYLTEVEEFLAIETDPILQHGDNQNFEVLHLPSPRVIAEG; encoded by the coding sequence ATGAAGGAAATCCCGCAACTGCAGATCGATTTTGCTATTTCAGTTCGGGAAAGTTGGTATCGTTCTAATTTTGCACAATGCGATGCCGTTGTGATGGATATTAGCGATGGCATCACATCCACAAGGGACATGATCCGAGATATAATCGGCCGATGCAATGGCGCTAAACTCGTGTTTCTTTCTCCCAAAGGTCACTTGGAAGAAACCATTGGGGAGACGGGTAAATATTTGACGTGTCTTACCAAAAATCCGAACTTCATTGATAAACTAATTGCGCTGCTTAAAACCGAAAAAAACGAGAATCGTACTGAGGAACAGCTTCTCTTTGCGCTCCCAGAAATTGAAGAAAAAGCTCCATATCTGCTCCCAACCATTCAAGCTGCTTTTGAACCAATTTTAATCATCAATAAACAAATGCAAGTCGTGGCCGCAAATGAGGCTTTCTTCAAACAGTTTCGAAAATCAAGCTCTAAAGTATTGGGGAAAATGTGTTGCGAAGTGCTGGGTGACTATTTTGAATCATGTAAAAAAGATGAGCTTACTTGTCTGATACATGAAGTCATTCGCTCTGGGAGTTACTTGCAAACAACGAAAGAAGGGGATGATCAGATTGGAAAGTTTTCAGTGCGTGCCGGTCCCATTCGAAACCAGCAAGATGAGGTTGAATACGCGGTTCTTACGCTCCAGAAAACCGCCGCGGTACCTTCTGTGATCGGTCAAGTATTCTCTAATAAGAGCTTATTAGAGCAATTGCTCAGTGGTCTATCGGATGGGATCCTCTTCTGCAATGCTGAGCATCGTATCATATTTTCCAATTTGGCGGCAGAGATGATTATTGGAAAACGCCGAGCTGAATTGCTAAATCAATCGATTCTGGATCTGCCGTTGGGCGACGGGATTCAATGGTTAACCGAGGGATTGAACAACATCAGAACGGGGATCCGATTCAATTCCATTGCATTTAATGCTCTCATCAACAAGCAAAAAGTTCAAATTCGATTTGCTCCGATCTTTGGAATGGGTGACTATTATCTTGGCGGTTTTTTATATCTCACCGAAGTGGAAGAATTTCTGGCGATTGAAACAGACCCAATCCTTCAGCACGGCGATAACCAAAATTTCGAAGTGCTCCATTTGCCATCCCCTCGTGTCATTGCTGAAGGTTAG
- a CDS encoding nucleoside-triphosphatase, which translates to MDFKICFGRSPWFRLYGFLSIVGSTKLKITNIFVTGAIHCGKTTILNRVIAFFPELKIGGFRTVPIIEHGVKKGFILESLSGESKTFAHVELNTNNLFDIYRYNISIFEDFGATCLAEALANSDLILMDEIGLMERDAHHFCQMILRCLNSKRIVLGAYQKRASWFAQMLRFRADTHVFEVTIANREQIPGQIISLLKE; encoded by the coding sequence ATGGATTTTAAAATCTGTTTCGGTCGTTCACCATGGTTTCGCTTGTATGGATTTCTGTCAATTGTAGGGTCAACCAAATTGAAGATAACAAATATTTTTGTGACTGGGGCGATTCATTGCGGCAAAACCACGATATTAAATCGCGTGATCGCTTTTTTTCCGGAACTAAAAATCGGTGGCTTTCGCACCGTTCCAATCATCGAACATGGTGTGAAAAAGGGATTTATTCTGGAATCACTCTCTGGCGAGAGTAAGACCTTCGCTCACGTCGAGCTCAATACGAATAATCTTTTCGACATCTATCGTTATAATATCAGCATTTTTGAAGATTTTGGTGCAACGTGCTTAGCGGAGGCTCTTGCAAACAGCGATCTCATTCTGATGGATGAAATTGGTCTTATGGAACGAGATGCACACCACTTTTGTCAGATGATTTTAAGATGCTTAAATTCCAAAAGAATCGTGCTCGGGGCTTATCAAAAACGTGCCTCCTGGTTTGCCCAGATGCTTCGATTTAGAGCTGACACGCATGTCTTCGAAGTGACCATTGCCAACCGTGAGCAAATACCGGGGCAAATTATTTCTCTATTGAAAGAGTGA
- a CDS encoding thioredoxin family protein — protein sequence MKSKLTIALMSSAFLLILLNFSSCSNEKKTADQKMMAEKIYDETADARADIEKAIIKAQAQGKHILLMFGGNWCIWCHRLHRLFKQDRTIRKFLERNYVLVMVDVGKRDKNLDLNERYGNPFQHGFPVLVVLDKDGRQLHTQETGSLEYTALESSKKGHHPQRVLEFLKTWAPKSSD from the coding sequence TTGAAAAGCAAACTCACTATCGCTCTCATGAGCTCTGCATTTCTGCTTATTTTACTCAATTTTTCTTCTTGCTCTAATGAAAAGAAAACCGCTGATCAAAAGATGATGGCGGAGAAAATTTACGACGAAACAGCCGACGCTCGTGCAGATATCGAAAAAGCGATCATCAAAGCTCAGGCCCAGGGCAAGCATATTCTCCTGATGTTCGGTGGGAATTGGTGCATCTGGTGTCATCGCCTGCATCGGCTGTTCAAACAGGATCGAACAATTAGAAAATTTTTAGAGAGAAATTACGTTTTGGTGATGGTGGATGTAGGAAAACGCGATAAAAATTTGGATCTCAATGAACGGTACGGTAATCCTTTTCAGCATGGCTTTCCAGTTTTAGTTGTATTAGATAAAGATGGCCGTCAGCTTCATACTCAGGAGACCGGGAGTCTTGAATATACTGCCCTAGAGAGCAGCAAAAAAGGGCATCATCCGCAGCGTGTGTTGGAATTTTTAAAAACTTGGGCGCCGAAATCATCAGATTAA
- a CDS encoding SDR family oxidoreductase, whose amino-acid sequence MECFGIQDKVALITGASSGIGRATALRFAQERAKLMLVARNADALRAVAQIAREFGTTAEICLADLTDEKQIHHCINATIEAFGGIDILVNSAGIIGSGSIETTSLADWDYMMNINLRSIFLLTQLALPSLIERKGNIVNVSSVTGLRAFPNVLAYCVSKAGLDQFTRCVALELAAKGVRVNAVNPGVTFTNLHRNSGMDEQSYQAFLERSKTTHPLGRIGQPEEIADLILFLASPRAGWITGVTYAIDGGRSQTCAR is encoded by the coding sequence ATGGAATGCTTTGGAATTCAAGACAAAGTTGCGTTAATTACCGGTGCAAGCAGCGGGATCGGCAGAGCAACTGCCCTTCGCTTCGCCCAAGAGCGGGCGAAATTGATGCTTGTGGCTCGAAATGCCGATGCGCTGAGGGCGGTTGCTCAGATTGCCAGGGAATTTGGAACCACTGCTGAAATTTGCCTCGCTGACCTCACCGATGAAAAGCAAATTCATCATTGTATTAATGCCACAATTGAGGCCTTCGGTGGGATCGATATTCTAGTCAATAGCGCAGGCATTATCGGCAGTGGCAGCATCGAGACGACAAGCCTCGCCGATTGGGATTATATGATGAACATCAATCTTCGATCTATTTTTTTACTCACTCAATTGGCGCTTCCATCATTAATTGAGCGCAAGGGAAATATCGTGAACGTTTCCAGCGTAACAGGTCTGCGAGCTTTTCCGAATGTATTGGCATATTGCGTCAGCAAAGCAGGATTAGATCAATTTACCCGGTGCGTGGCCTTGGAACTTGCTGCCAAAGGGGTTCGCGTGAACGCAGTGAACCCTGGAGTAACTTTCACCAACTTGCATCGCAACAGCGGCATGGATGAACAAAGCTATCAGGCTTTTTTGGAACGCAGCAAAACCACTCATCCGCTCGGCCGGATTGGACAACCAGAGGAGATCGCCGACCTCATTTTATTTCTTGCTTCGCCACGAGCCGGATGGATTACTGGGGTGACCTATGCAATTGATGGAGGACGAAGTCAAACTTGCGCCCGATAA
- a CDS encoding dihydrodipicolinate synthase family protein, protein MVFEQFAGVFAPIPTPFSPKDRGINFDFIRRHIEFLIEKGIDGIVVLGTNGEFPSLSIEERKNVISWVMKFKSNLKVIAQTGSCSFVETVSLCDYAKELGVDGVLIAAPYYFKNISENGLVEYYFEIMNRVHHPIFLYNMPQNTHVPVTHAVIDELLSYPHLLGLKDSGGKWETLKSYIESYRRLHIFVGSDELLMSAFELGAGGSITASANTVPELVLNLYRAVQYHGDAGIWQSRLSAFRRLIAQYPIQAATKYILSLRGFEESAVRAPLTNLTEAQKHALERELEIQGFRFVNGDLMFDN, encoded by the coding sequence ATGGTATTTGAGCAATTTGCTGGCGTATTCGCGCCGATCCCGACTCCGTTTTCACCAAAAGATCGAGGGATCAACTTCGATTTTATACGCCGCCACATTGAATTTCTTATTGAGAAAGGTATTGATGGTATTGTTGTGCTGGGAACTAACGGTGAATTTCCCTCATTGTCGATTGAGGAACGCAAAAACGTCATTTCCTGGGTAATGAAATTCAAAAGCAATCTGAAAGTCATTGCCCAAACTGGCAGTTGCTCGTTCGTGGAAACCGTTAGTTTGTGCGATTATGCGAAGGAGCTAGGAGTTGATGGGGTGCTTATTGCAGCTCCATATTACTTTAAAAATATCAGCGAGAATGGTCTTGTCGAATATTATTTTGAGATCATGAATCGAGTGCACCATCCCATTTTTCTATATAATATGCCTCAAAACACCCATGTCCCGGTGACACATGCGGTGATCGATGAATTGCTCAGCTACCCCCATCTCCTCGGGTTGAAAGATTCTGGGGGCAAATGGGAAACACTGAAGTCTTACATTGAAAGTTATCGTCGACTTCATATCTTTGTTGGGAGTGATGAACTGCTGATGTCCGCTTTCGAACTTGGAGCAGGGGGAAGCATTACGGCTTCGGCCAATACGGTTCCAGAGTTGGTGCTGAACCTCTATCGCGCAGTACAGTATCATGGGGATGCGGGCATTTGGCAGTCGCGCTTATCTGCATTTCGACGATTAATTGCCCAATATCCCATTCAAGCAGCGACCAAATATATCCTATCGCTGCGAGGGTTTGAAGAGAGCGCGGTTCGCGCGCCGCTGACAAATTTGACCGAGGCCCAAAAACATGCATTGGAGCGCGAGCTTGAGATACAGGGTTTTCGATTCGTCAATGGAGATCTCATGTTTGATAATTGA